In Nitrosopumilus sp., the genomic stretch TGCTGCACAGACTTCACATGTTTCTTGAGATATGATCAGATCTGGATCTGCCTTTCTAATTTTCTCTTCATCTATTGTGAAAATATCTTTTCCATCATTTAGTAATCTACATGTCATTGTGTTGATTTGATTACTAGTCAATTCATCTGAATTGATAACGGAATTGATTATTCGTGGTTTTGTTGTTGCATCTTGAGGAAATTTGCATTCATGTGTAACTCCAAACAGATCATTCTGTACGCCAAATTCATATAGTAATTCTGTTGTACTAGGCAAAAATGAGACTATTCTTTTTGGCAATAATGATACGTTATTTTACAAGTTCTTAAATCCAATCTTATCTTATACATATTATGAAACCCCAATCTTGTAGAAATTGTGGCAAGGAACTATGGCAAAATCAAACAATATGTTCTCACTGTGGACGTGAAAGAGAACATGAAGATCCAGAATAGCTGTCATAAACTAACCGTCAATTTTCATTATCAGGCAGGTTAATAGACTCAATTCAGACACAAACTGCAATGTTCTCAGATTCTCAGGAGATTAGACGATCAATTTTGGCAAAATGGCATGAAACACTTTCAAAACACGGTAATCTGTTTTCATCTGATTCAATAAGTGGCACTAGCCCCCCATCTGTTTTTGTTGGTTCCTATAATTATCCTAAAGTCTTTGTTGGACCAATGGTTCCTCCAGTCCATGGCGACACTAGCATACTTGATAATCCTGAAAGATGGAAAGAAAAATCTTTAGAAGATATTGTAAATTTCAGATTAAATCTAGTGCGCGGAATACAAAAGATCTCTGTTGATAAAACTGAAGGAAGATACATTGAAAATCTTCAGGAAGTTGTAATGTCTTCAAAACCCATTGACTCTGATTTGATATTTGAAAAATCCACGTCATCTCATATTTCACTTGATGGAGAAAGTGCACCGTTTGGCCCAACTGGTATTATCCACTCAGCAAAATTTTCAGGAACAACATCTGAAAAATCAATAGAAAAAACATTCTATGATAAGGATATGAAAGCACAAGATGCAGTTTTGAATTTGTATAATTCTGGAATTGAAATTTCAAAGATTCAAAAATGTTTTAGTATTGGAATGCTAGGTCAAAAAAGAAAACTAGTTCCAACTAAATGGAGTATTACTGCAACTGATGACATTATTTCTAAATCTCTGGTTGATGAAATTTTAGATTATTCGATAATTGATTCCTGCAAAATTTTCTCTTATGAACATTTAGGAAACGTTTTCGTCATTGTATTGTTTCCTCATAGATGGATCTATGAAATGATTGAGGCATGGTATTCTAATGGGATATTGGGGTTTGGTTCTGATTACGAGGATGCACGTGGAATTGATCACCCTCCTGCAATTGCTGGTGCTTATTTTGCAGCTAAATTAGGCGTTTTGGAATATTTGGCCAAAAATAAAATTCAATCCGGAGTTGTAATTTTGAGAGAAATACGCCCCGAATATGCTATTCCTGTAGGCGTATGGCAGGTTCGTGAAGGAGTTCGAGAGGCAATGAAACAAAAATCTATACTTGCAGATAATTTTGATGATGCAATATTATTAGCATCAAATAAAATGAGCATTAGTAAATCTGAATGGTTAACAAATGGAAATATTTTGAAATTAATTCATCAGAAAACTTTATCTGACTTTTTTTAAATTTTTTAAATAAAATTTTTTCCAAAATCACATAGGTTAAATCATGGATTTGAAATAAAACAAATGATATTATGAGTCAAATACAACCTGAATCAGTTTTTTCCGATTATGGTATTTACACAATCACTGATAATCTTGAATTGTCTCTTCCTGATATAACTATTAAAATTGATAAAATCGGTGATCATGTTTTTTCATATGTTCGAAAAGACGCTGAAGACAATATTATTAAAAAAATAATTCCTACAAAATCTGAAGATCTAACTATTGAACTGTCTCCGATTAGACCCTTGAATTATCCTGCTAAAAGAACTAGCTATGTCTATTTAGATTTTGAAACTCCTCTTTTTCTGTCTGAAGGTTCTGCTGTTACTGTTTTTGTAAGGTGTCCAATAGAGATAGGTGTATTTTTAGTTCATGATGGCCATAAGGATTCCTTAGACTGCTTTACATGTGACCCTAAAAATTCAAGATTTTGTTTATATGGTGCTCCTGAATCTGGAAATCTTTGTAAATATGCTCTATCTGAAATCGTGGAATCATATGATGATTCTATGCCCTTTCTAAATGGTGTTTTAAAAATTGATATTAAAAATGATTTAGATAAAGGATTGACACTTTCAAAAATTGTTTTTCCTATAACTGGGAACTCAATTTATTACAAAAACTCAAAGGCCATAATTGATTCTTTAAGTGCAATAATGAAGAAAAAACTTACTATCGAAATAATTGATGTAACTTCAAATACAATACAAACTGATTGGATAATGTCTCCAACATTTGAACAAATTGAAAGCATAAAACACATGGATATGGGTGTTGATTAATGGTGTTTGAATTTCTACAAAGTTTAGCTGATGTTGAACTCGTTGGAGGTTTAACACTTCTGTCATTGTTAGTTGGTGGGATAATTATGGGTGTGGGGGTGATAATTGCAAGAACTGTTAAATTATTATTTATGAAATACTATGCGCCAAAACTTCCTCAAGATTCTGCAAAAAACTTTGCAAAACTAATCTATTTTGGAATAATTCTATTATCCTTCTTAGTTTTTACATCTAATACAGGCTTAGATCTTTCTGGTTTGCTTGTTGCAGGCGGAATATTTGGAATAGTGATTGGTTTTGCTACTCAATCCGTAGTTTCCAATTTAATTTCAGGTGTTTTCTTGATGATCGAAAAGCCAGTAAAACAAGGTGATAACATTGAGATTCCGGGTTCAGATGTTTCTGGAACTTTATTGGATATCAGTACTTTTTCGGTTCGTGTGAGAAAATTTGATGGCACTATAGTTAGAATTCCAAATGAATCATTCTTTACATCAAACATTCGCTCTCTTTCTTCCTCTCCTGTAAGAAGAACAGAAGCGGTAGTTGGAATTGCGTATAAAGAAGATATTGATGGTGCTATATCGGTACTTGAGAAGCAAATTCGTAAATCCATGCCATTTGTTTTGATGCTTCCAAAACCTGAATTTCGAATTAAAGAATTGGCAGATTCAAGCGTGAATATAGAAATTCTAGTTTGGCATCCTCGTAATGATTGGGATGCGGTAGGTCCACATTTGCTCAAATTTGCTAAATCTGCATTAGATGATGCTGGAATTGAAATACCCTTCCCTCAGCGTGTAATATGGCAAGCAAAAGAATAGAAAATTTATCTCTCTATGATTTTTGGTTGATTTTTACTTGCTCTTCTTTTCTTAATTAAAGCAAACATAATCATTCCAACATTAATTATGGAAATTATTTCAATTAAATCTACACCATACAAGAACCAATCAATCACTGGATGTATTCTTGATACGAGTCCTGCTTCGAGCATGATATCTGCATTCCATACCATATGTGGAACTTGAATGAATTGAATTATTGCAATTATTATGATACTTCCTAATATTTTATCTTCATACCATTTCCAAAATTTATTCCATGCATTCATATTTTTTTTTAAATTTTAATTCTAATAAACAATGTGAAAATTAGATAGAACTAATTAGACTGGACTAATGATTTCAGGCGTCTTTTTTTAAATTGTCTGAATTATGTTTTAATTGTCATTCTCAATTCGTTCTTTTTTCATCCAGATTGTTTTTCCTTTATGATCAATTAATTCTATGTTCATCTCATTTAGTTTATCACGAATTTTATCTGCTTCTTCAAATTGTTTGTCTTTTCTAAATTTCTCTCTATTTGAAATCAAATTATCAATTTCTTGTTTTTCACTTTCAGTCATTTCTGGAATTGATAGTCCTAAAATTTTCATCATCCTTTCAAGTTCTTTTTTTATGCTTTGTGCATCTTTACTTCCTAGTTTTTCTTCGGCTGCAAGTCTATTGGTTTCTTTTACTAGTTGAAAAAATGCAGATAATGCAAGATGTGTATTCAAATCATCATTTAATGCATTGTCAAAATCGGTGCTTGTTTTATCGATAATTGAATTTATTTCTTCGTCATTTTCACCATGAGCATGAATTAATTCATAATAGCCTGTCTCTACCTGCCTCCATTTTGTTACATTCTCTTTGAGTAGTTCTTCAGAATAATCGATAGGTTTGGAATAGTGTCCTGACAGACAGAATAATCTGATGATGTTTGAGCCCCAGTTCTCTAAAACATGCTTGATTGATTTTATATTCCCTAATGATTTTGACATCTTTTCTCCATTGATGGTAACCATGCCTACATGCATCCAAATTTTTGCAAATGGTGAATCTGTGCATGATTCAGATTGCGCAATCTCATTTTCATGATGCGGAAATATTAGATCACGTCCTCCACCATGGATGTCAAAATTTTCTCCTAGATACTTGATGCTCATAGCAGAACATTCAATATGCCAACCTGGCCTGCCTTTCCCCCATGGACTATCCCATACAGGTTCTGTGTTTGAGAATTTCCATACTGCAAAATCTAAAGGATCATTTTTTGCCTCATCAACTTCTATTCTGGAACCTGATTGTAACTCATCAATTTTTTTCTTTGATAATTTTCCATACTCTGGAAATTTTGAGACTGAAAAATATACTCCATTTTTTGTAGTATATGCAATTTTCTTTTCAATTAGTTTTTCAACAAATTTTATAATGTCGTCAATATGTTCGGTGGCTTTTGGATAGTTTGTTGCACGCTTTACATTTAATCCATCAAAATCTTTGAAATATCTTTCAATGTATTTTGTGCTTATTGCCTCAGCAGTTGTGTTTTCTGAATTCGCACGATTAATTATTTTATCATCTACATCTGTAAAATTCTGGACAAATTCAACTTCTACATTTTTGTTCTCTAAGAACTTCCTTAGTACATCAAAAATTATGATCGTTCTAGCATGACCAATATGTGATTCATCATACACTGTCACTCCACATAAGTAAATTTTCACTTTTTTTGAAATATCTAATTCCTGTTCCGAATTTAATAATGTATTGTGAATCTTCATTTTTAATCTCTGTCGGGCATTGGTGCAGGCAATCTTTTATGTTCGCTGTTTTTATTTTGTGAATATATTTTTTCAACTAATGATTTATCAATTTGAGTCAATTCAGCAGTTTCATCAATTGATTTCTTTTTATCAAATAAACAGTACAGGATAGAATCTATCTCCTCATATGATGCTCCTAATTCTTCTTCTGCCTCATGCTCTTTCCACAAATGAGGGCTGCTTCTTTTTGCAATTACATTCTCAGGAACCCCTAGATATTTTGCAATTTCTCTTACCTGTAATTTGTATAATGAGATGATTGGTGTAATATCTGATGCACCGTCTCCATATTTTGTAAAATATCCTAACAAGTATTCACTTTTATCACTAGATCCTAAAACTAGATAGTTTTTGGAATTTGCGTAGTAGTACAAAATATTAGCTCTGACTCTTGCACGTAGATTTCCCTTTGCCCAATCATTTGGCTCAACGTACATTGAATATTCATTTACAATTGGTTTTATGTCAATAAGCTTGTATTCTATACCTGTCAGTGAAATCATTTTGAGCGCATCCTCTGTTTCAGATTTTGGTGTGATTAATGTGTCTGGCATAATTAGTGCGATTGTTTTTTCTTTGAGTTGTCGTTTACAGAGATAAGCTAAAACTGCTGAATCGATTCCACCACTTAATCCTAAAATTAATCCTTTAACGTGATTTTTTTCTATTTGATCCGATAGAAATTTCTCTAATGTTTGTGTAATTGATGCATAATCTTGATTTTTGATTTCGTTGATAATCTCTTGATTCAATAATTAGTGTTGATTATTTCTGAGGATAAAAATTCTACTTAATTTGAGTGAAAATCAGTTCATTTTGCACATACATCATGCCTTATGCTGAATCACTATTTGTAAATTATAGAAAAATTTGTGTGTCACATAACGCATACTTGGCACAAAGGGAGGTGTGATTCTCTCCCATCTTCATTTGCAGATTAAAAATGACCTGAAATTTTCAGGGATTTGATTTATTGATTTTCTAAAATCTCAAATAATGTTGATGCTATTTCTTCATCTTGGTATTTCAAAATTAATTGATGAATGCCTATTTGAGAATCATCTGTTATGTGAATTGGGGTATAAATCTCTCCATTTCGTGCGGCATATGTTG encodes the following:
- a CDS encoding DUF432 domain-containing protein, encoding MSQIQPESVFSDYGIYTITDNLELSLPDITIKIDKIGDHVFSYVRKDAEDNIIKKIIPTKSEDLTIELSPIRPLNYPAKRTSYVYLDFETPLFLSEGSAVTVFVRCPIEIGVFLVHDGHKDSLDCFTCDPKNSRFCLYGAPESGNLCKYALSEIVESYDDSMPFLNGVLKIDIKNDLDKGLTLSKIVFPITGNSIYYKNSKAIIDSLSAIMKKKLTIEIIDVTSNTIQTDWIMSPTFEQIESIKHMDMGVD
- a CDS encoding NAD+ synthase; translated protein: MNQEIINEIKNQDYASITQTLEKFLSDQIEKNHVKGLILGLSGGIDSAVLAYLCKRQLKEKTIALIMPDTLITPKSETEDALKMISLTGIEYKLIDIKPIVNEYSMYVEPNDWAKGNLRARVRANILYYYANSKNYLVLGSSDKSEYLLGYFTKYGDGASDITPIISLYKLQVREIAKYLGVPENVIAKRSSPHLWKEHEAEEELGASYEEIDSILYCLFDKKKSIDETAELTQIDKSLVEKIYSQNKNSEHKRLPAPMPDRD
- a CDS encoding Nre family DNA repair protein: MFSDSQEIRRSILAKWHETLSKHGNLFSSDSISGTSPPSVFVGSYNYPKVFVGPMVPPVHGDTSILDNPERWKEKSLEDIVNFRLNLVRGIQKISVDKTEGRYIENLQEVVMSSKPIDSDLIFEKSTSSHISLDGESAPFGPTGIIHSAKFSGTTSEKSIEKTFYDKDMKAQDAVLNLYNSGIEISKIQKCFSIGMLGQKRKLVPTKWSITATDDIISKSLVDEILDYSIIDSCKIFSYEHLGNVFVIVLFPHRWIYEMIEAWYSNGILGFGSDYEDARGIDHPPAIAGAYFAAKLGVLEYLAKNKIQSGVVILREIRPEYAIPVGVWQVREGVREAMKQKSILADNFDDAILLASNKMSISKSEWLTNGNILKLIHQKTLSDFF
- a CDS encoding mechanosensitive ion channel family protein is translated as MVFEFLQSLADVELVGGLTLLSLLVGGIIMGVGVIIARTVKLLFMKYYAPKLPQDSAKNFAKLIYFGIILLSFLVFTSNTGLDLSGLLVAGGIFGIVIGFATQSVVSNLISGVFLMIEKPVKQGDNIEIPGSDVSGTLLDISTFSVRVRKFDGTIVRIPNESFFTSNIRSLSSSPVRRTEAVVGIAYKEDIDGAISVLEKQIRKSMPFVLMLPKPEFRIKELADSSVNIEILVWHPRNDWDAVGPHLLKFAKSALDDAGIEIPFPQRVIWQAKE
- the cysS gene encoding cysteine--tRNA ligase, coding for MKIHNTLLNSEQELDISKKVKIYLCGVTVYDESHIGHARTIIIFDVLRKFLENKNVEVEFVQNFTDVDDKIINRANSENTTAEAISTKYIERYFKDFDGLNVKRATNYPKATEHIDDIIKFVEKLIEKKIAYTTKNGVYFSVSKFPEYGKLSKKKIDELQSGSRIEVDEAKNDPLDFAVWKFSNTEPVWDSPWGKGRPGWHIECSAMSIKYLGENFDIHGGGRDLIFPHHENEIAQSESCTDSPFAKIWMHVGMVTINGEKMSKSLGNIKSIKHVLENWGSNIIRLFCLSGHYSKPIDYSEELLKENVTKWRQVETGYYELIHAHGENDEEINSIIDKTSTDFDNALNDDLNTHLALSAFFQLVKETNRLAAEEKLGSKDAQSIKKELERMMKILGLSIPEMTESEKQEIDNLISNREKFRKDKQFEEADKIRDKLNEMNIELIDHKGKTIWMKKERIENDN